The Hemicordylus capensis ecotype Gifberg chromosome 6, rHemCap1.1.pri, whole genome shotgun sequence genome window below encodes:
- the LOC128331463 gene encoding olfactory receptor 49-like: protein MWNDTMVKEFILLGFTASHQLEIFLFLLLFTAYFLTMIGNIVIIAVTLVTHELFCTPMYFFLQHIAVVEIGYTSAVIPKTLANMATGHKTISLPSCFIQTFLYFFLGTTEFLLLAVMAIDRYVAICHPLRYSTIMNSQMCTLLVLCSWVGGLFLIMGPAVALFQMPFCGKNVINHFFCDSGPLFKLVCVDTSLLKLISFFIAILSLFGTLAINVVSYANIISTIMHIPTATGRQKAFSTCASHFTVVSITYGSCIFMYVKPKGSREFDFSKMVAVLNTIVSPLLIPFIFCLRNKQVQDALKALFKKYLSKMM, encoded by the exons ATGTGGAATGACACCATGGTGAAGGAATTCATCTTGTTGGGCTTTACTGCCAGCCATCAACTTGAgatctttcttttcctcctgctATTCACTGCATACTTTTTGACCATGATAGGTAATATTGTGATTATTGCAGTCACACTGGTGACTCATGAACTATTCTGCACCCCTATGTACTTCTTCCTACAACACATTGCAGTTGTGGAGATTGGGTATACCAGTGCCGTAATTCCCAAAACATTGGCCAACATGGCCACAGGCCATAAGACTATATCTTTACCTAGTTGCTTCATCCAAACCTTTCTATATTTTTTCTTGGGGACCACAGAGTTCCTTCTGCTGGCAGTGATGGCTATTGACCGATATGTAGCCATCTGCCACCCACTTCGGTACTCAACCATCATGAACAGTCAAATGTGCACCTTGTTGGTGCTTTGTTCTTGGGTTGGAGGGTTGTTCCTGATTATGGGTCCAGCGGTTGCATTATTTCAGATGCCCTTCTGTGGCAAAAATGTCATCAACCATTTTTTCTGTGACAGTGGACCATTGTTCAAACTTGTGTGTGTTGACACGAGTCTTCTGAAACTCATCAGTTTCTTCAttgctattctctctctctttggcacCTTGGCCATAAATGTTGTGTCCTATGCCAATATTATTTCTACCATCATGCATATCCCAACAGCCACAGGGAGGCAGAAGGccttctccacttgtgcttcTCACTTCACTGTAGTCTCCATCACTTATGGTAGTTGCATTTTCATGTACGTGAAACCAAAAGGCTCCAGGGAGTTCGACTtctccaaaatggtggctgttCTTAACACCATTGTGTCCCCTCTCCTGATCCCATTCATATTCTGCCTGAGGAACAAGCAGGTTCAGGATGCCTTGAAAGCTTTAttcaaaaaat ACCTCAGTAAAATGATGTAG
- the LOC128329684 gene encoding olfactory receptor 6J1-like: MENHTRYDGFILLGFLIGHEAKILLATVLIAVYLLTIFGNTIIPIVIITHSRLHTPMYFFLGNLSVLDVAFSTVTVPSLLRTLLSGVKTISFAGCMTQSYFYFFLGTLEYFLLTSMSYDRYVAICIPLHYSIIMNSRVCVQMVLVCCLGAFVSVLYPTIMITRFSFCKSNVIDHFFCDSEPLLKLSCTDTRLLQIITFMLSSIVILCSLVLTIISYIYIVSAILHIPRDAGRMKAFNTCASHLTLFLMATSVSVLLYVIPAEKSALGARKIPALLSSIVNPFLSPFVYTLRNDLVKEVLGAMFGRGKTIVVQKMGKWIVNRA, from the coding sequence ATGGAAAACCACACCAGATATGACGGCTTCATTCTCTTGGGCTTCCTGATTGGGCACGAAGCAAAGATTCTGCTGGCAACAGTCCTAATAGCTGTGTACCTATTGACCATATTTGGCAACACAATAATTCCAATCGTCATCATCACCCATAGTCGCCTCCACAcacccatgtacttcttccttgGCAACCTTTCTGTGTTGGATGTTGCTTTTTCAACAGTGACTGTTCCCAGTTTGCTAAGGACTCTTCTCTCTGGAGTCAAGACTATCTCCTTTGCTGGCTGCATGACCCAATCCTACTTCTATTTCTTCCTGGGCACATTGGAGTACTTCCTCTTGACTTCCATGTCTTACGACCGATATGTCGCCATATGCATTCCACTGCATTACTCCATCATCATGAACAGCCGTGTTTGTGTCCAAATGGTGTTGGTTTGCTGTTTGGGTGCATTTGTTTCTGTCCTCTACCCAACCATCATGATCACCAGGTTCTCCTTTTGCAAGTCCAATGTTATTGACCACTTTTTCTGTGACAGCGAGCCTCTGTTAAAGCTGTCCTGTACTGACACGCGTCTGCTACAGATAATCACCTTTATGTTATCATCCATCGTCATTCTCTGCTCTTTAGTCCTGACCATTATTTCCTATATTTACATTGTCTCTGCCATATTGCACATACCCAGAGACGCTGGTCGGATGAAGGCCTTCAACACCTGTGCATCACACCTCACCTTGTTCCTAATGGCCACAAGTGTCTCAGTTTTACTGTATGTGATTCCAGCTGAAAAATCTGCATTGGGGGCCCGCAAAATCCCAGCTTTGCTCAGCAGCATAGTCAACCCATTTCTGAGCCCTTTTGTTTATACCCTGAGGAACGACTTGGTCAAGGAAGTCCTTGGAGCAATGTTTGGCAGAGGCAAAACAATAGTGGTGCAAAAGATGGGAAAGTGGATTGTGAATCGTGCTTAA
- the LOC128329685 gene encoding olfactory receptor 6J1-like yields MENQSVSEFILVGFSIGRQTEILLAFVFLALYMTSLLGNMVILFLVVGDSRLHTPMYFFLGNYSVLDILFTSVISPQLLWNLFSNDKSISFVGCMTQSYFYFFLGTVEFLLMTSMSYDRYAAICKPLQYHAIMNGQVCAQMVLGSWLGGFLSVLFPTIMITRLSFCKSNVIDHFFCDSGPLLSLSCTDTRFIELMDFLLSSFIIICSLILIFVSYMYIISAIMRIATTTGRAKAFNTCTAHLTIISISCSISIFIYVTPSQKETLEIHKVPAILTTIVCPLLNPFIFTLKNDTVKQAMKDATRRFRELTAHKVLGFWRKKSSFFVKLAL; encoded by the coding sequence ATGGAGAATCAGAGTGTGTCTGAATTCATCTTGGTGGGCTTTTCCATTGGTCGTCAAACTGAAATCCTTCTCGCCTTTGTCTTTTTGGCTTTGTACATGACATCACTTCTGGGTAACATGGTCATTCTCTTCCTTGTGGTGGGTGACAGCCGGCTCCACACACCCATGTACTTCTTTCTCGGAAACTACTCTGTGCTTGATATCCTCTTCACCTCAGTTATCAGCCCACAGCTGTTATGGAACCTCTTTTCCAATGACAAGTCCATCTCTTTTGTTGGCTGCATGACCCAGTCCTATTTTTACTTTTTCCTGGGCACGGTGGAGTTCCTTCTAATGACCTCCATGTCCTACGACCGCTATGCTGCCATATGCAAACCTCTGCAGTATCATGCCATTATGAATGGACAGGTGTGTGCCCAGATGGTGCTGGGGAGTTGGCTGGGTGGGTTCCTCTCAGTCCTCTTTCCGACCATCATGATTACTAGGTTGTCCTTCTGCAAGTCCAATGTCATCGACCACTTCTTTTGTGACAGTGGTCCCCTGTTGAGTCTGTCATGCACCGATACCCGATTCATAGAGCTGATGGACTTTCTGCTGTCGTCTTTCATCATCATTTGCTCCTTGATCCTGATATTTGTCTCCTACATGTACATCATCTCAGCAATCATGCGCATTGCCACCACCACCGGTCGGGCAAAAGCCTTCAACACTTGCACCGCGCATTTGACCATCATCTCCATCTCCTGCAGCATCAGCATCTTCATTTATGTCACGCCTTCTCAGAAAGAGACCTTAGAGATTCACAAAGTGCCTGCTATTCTCACCACAATAGTTTGCCCGCTTCTGAACCCTTTCATCTTCACGCTGAAAAATGACACCGTGAAGCAAGCCATGAAGGATGCAACGAGACGGTTCAGGGAATTGACTGCTCACAAAGTTTTGGGTTTTTGGAGAAAGAAGAGCTCTTTTTTTGTGAAACTGGCCTTGTGA
- the LOC128329686 gene encoding olfactory receptor 6J1-like, translating into MENRSVSEFILVGFSISRQTEIVLAVVFLAMYMTSVLGNVVILFLVVGDSRLHTPMYFFLGNFSVLDILFTSAISPQLLWNLFSNDKSISFAGCMTQSYFYFFLGTVELLLMTSMSYDRYAAICKPLQYHAIMNGQVCAQMVLGSWLAGFLSVLFPTIMITKLSFCKSNVIDHFFCDSGPLLSLSCTDIRFIELMDFLLSSLIIVFSLILTLVSYIYIISAITRIATTTGRAKAFNMCATHLTIVTISCSISIFLYVTPSQKETLEVHKVPAVLTTIVCPLLNPFIFTLKNDTVKQAMKDAVRHSRELIVHKAFSFWRKKSSF; encoded by the coding sequence ATGGAGAATCGGAGTGTGTCTGAATTCATCTTGGTGGGCTTTTCCATTAGTCGTCAAACCGAGATTGTTCTTGCTGTTGTCTTTCTGGCTATGTACATGACATCAGTTCTGGGTAACGTGGTCATTCTCTTTCTTGTGGTGGGCGACAGCCGGCTCCACACACCCATGTACTTCTTTCTCGGAAACTTCTCTGTGCTAGACATCCTCTTCACCTCAGCCATCAGCCCGCAGCTGCTATGGAACCTCTTTTCTAATGACAAGTCCATCTCTTTTGCTGGATGCATGACCCAGTCCTATTTTTACTTTTTCCTGGGCACGGTGGAATTACTTTTAATGACGTCTATGTCCTACGACCGCTATGCTGCCATATGCAAACCTCTGCAGTATCATGCCATTATGAATGGACAGGTGTGTGCCCAGATGGTGTTGGGGAGCTGGCTGGCTGGGTTCCTCTCAGTCCTCTTTCCCACCATCATGATTACCAAGTTGTCCTTCTGCAAGTCCAATGTCATCGACCACTTCTTTTGTGACAGTGGTCCCCTGTTGAGTCTGTCCTGCACTGATATCCGATTCATAGAGCTGATGGACTTTCTGTTGTCATCTCTCATCATTGTCTTCTCATTGATCTTGACGCTGGTTTCCTATATTTACATCATCTCAGCAATCACGCGCATCGCCACCACCACAGGTCGGGCAAAGGCCTTCAATATGTGTGCCACACATTTGACCATCGTCACTATTTCCTGCAGcatcagcatcttcctctatgtCACACCCTCCCAAAAAGAGACCTTAGAAGTCCACAAAGTGCCTGCTGTTCTCACCACAATAGTCTGTCCACTTCTGAACCCTTTCATCTTCACACTGAAAAATGACACCGTGAAGCAAGCCATGAAGGATGCAGTGAGACACAGCAGGGAGTTGATTGTCCACAAAGCTTTCAGTTTCTGGAGAAAGAAGAGCTCTTTTTAG